From a single Streptomyces sp. NBC_00377 genomic region:
- a CDS encoding TetR/AcrR family transcriptional regulator, whose translation MKQPLHRRQPTPGNPRVQRTRNRVLAVARELLPQVGPAGLTYALLAERSDVTRQTLYRHWPTRAALLFDLVLEGPDLDTYPEPGTDVREVATAWLKSLRTGVSVPAVRSAALAVTAQADHDPDSARALARIGEDRHAGFNKLLEPSGIQISDDEFTLLYGPVLARLFLDRGQVTDAFIDAVVAQWLTTLQLADAPQDSR comes from the coding sequence ATGAAGCAGCCCCTCCACCGCCGCCAGCCGACCCCGGGCAACCCGCGCGTACAGCGCACCCGCAATCGCGTGCTGGCCGTCGCGCGGGAACTGCTGCCTCAGGTCGGACCGGCCGGGCTGACCTACGCCCTGCTGGCCGAGCGGTCGGACGTCACCCGCCAAACCCTCTACCGACACTGGCCCACCCGAGCCGCGCTGCTCTTCGACCTCGTCCTCGAAGGCCCCGACCTCGACACCTACCCCGAACCGGGCACCGACGTACGTGAAGTGGCCACAGCCTGGCTGAAGAGCCTGCGCACCGGCGTCAGCGTGCCGGCCGTTCGATCCGCGGCCCTGGCCGTCACCGCCCAGGCCGACCACGACCCCGACAGCGCCCGGGCACTCGCCCGCATCGGCGAAGACCGCCACGCCGGCTTCAACAAGCTGTTGGAACCTTCGGGCATCCAGATCAGCGACGACGAGTTCACCCTGCTCTACGGGCCCGTCCTCGCTCGGCTCTTCCTCGACCGCGGCCAGGTCACCGACGCCTTCATCGACGCCGTCGTCGCCCAATGGCTCACCACGCTGCAACTTGCCGACGCACCGCAGGACTCCCGGTAG
- a CDS encoding alpha/beta fold hydrolase — translation MSPRNLIAPTFARTRLGSGPGLLLAHGAGSSLAGTYGPVMEALAARHTVVGVDYPGSGDTPRSTTPLSVDDLADQLVAAADAEDLDRFAVSGYSLGGPVAIRAATRHPERVGALVLTAAFPHRDNRLALASSIQSKIAASGDRELLAEFQLMMALGTQALESMPAEQLRQTLGYVAAGTADGSSEQTDLVGQVDVRDDLAGITVPTLVISTTDDRLVSSDLHRRLAETIPGAQLAEIATGHLPMLERTDEWLKLMTDFLDKHPA, via the coding sequence ATGTCACCTCGCAACCTGATCGCACCCACGTTCGCCCGCACTCGCCTCGGCTCCGGCCCCGGCCTGCTCCTCGCCCACGGCGCCGGCAGCAGCCTGGCCGGCACCTACGGCCCCGTAATGGAAGCGCTCGCCGCGCGCCACACCGTCGTCGGCGTCGACTACCCCGGCAGCGGCGACACTCCCCGCTCCACCACCCCGCTGTCCGTCGACGACCTCGCCGACCAACTCGTCGCCGCCGCCGACGCGGAGGACCTCGACCGCTTCGCCGTGTCCGGCTACTCCCTCGGCGGGCCGGTCGCCATCCGCGCCGCCACCCGCCACCCCGAGCGCGTCGGCGCACTCGTCCTGACCGCCGCCTTTCCGCACCGCGACAACCGGCTCGCTCTCGCCTCCTCGATCCAGAGCAAGATCGCAGCCTCCGGTGACCGCGAGCTGCTCGCCGAATTCCAGCTCATGATGGCCCTCGGCACCCAGGCACTGGAGTCCATGCCCGCCGAGCAGCTGCGGCAGACCCTCGGCTACGTCGCCGCCGGTACGGCCGACGGCAGCTCCGAGCAGACCGACCTCGTCGGCCAGGTCGACGTCCGGGACGACCTCGCCGGCATCACGGTCCCCACGCTGGTCATCTCGACCACCGACGACCGGCTCGTCTCCAGCGACCTGCATCGCCGGCTCGCCGAGACCATCCCGGGCGCCCAACTCGCCGAAATCGCCACCGGTCATCTGCCGATGCTGGAGCGGACCGACGAGTGGCTGAAGCTCATGACCGACTTCCTCGACAAGCACCCCGCCTGA
- a CDS encoding antibiotic biosynthesis monooxygenase family protein, translated as MLKFGRLDESTHFHDQQKEEAGPVTIINTFVAPEGKEDEVVAAWKDDAEYMKRSGSLLSVQLYRGIGGSRLFTNVAVWKSTEHLRSALGTPEFASHLGSYPAGTVAYPHLYQKFAVEGVCDGE; from the coding sequence ATGCTCAAGTTCGGCCGGCTCGACGAGTCCACCCACTTCCACGACCAGCAGAAGGAGGAGGCCGGCCCGGTCACCATCATCAACACCTTCGTCGCCCCGGAGGGCAAGGAGGACGAGGTGGTGGCCGCCTGGAAGGACGACGCGGAGTATATGAAGAGGTCGGGGAGCCTCCTCTCGGTGCAGCTGTACCGGGGCATCGGCGGCAGCCGGCTTTTCACCAACGTCGCCGTCTGGAAATCCACCGAGCACCTCCGTTCAGCGCTCGGCACGCCGGAGTTCGCCTCGCATCTGGGGAGCTACCCTGCCGGTACCGTGGCCTACCCGCACCTGTACCAGAAGTTCGCTGTGGAGGGCGTCTGCGACGGGGAATGA
- a CDS encoding (2,3-dihydroxybenzoyl)adenylate synthase — protein sequence MPDPSSTYRACAHRGHELRYLAAHAEVTSIAVPDRLGDFDHQALGREIAEATPSVRLLLVAGGTVDTDATGLRALAEPAEDPAAARARLDRIAPDSGDVAVFLLSGGTTGLPKLITRTHDDYEYNARRSAEVCGLDSDSVYLVALPAGHNFPLACPGILGTLMNGGRVVLALTPDPDKVLPLMTAEGVTATAAVPAVVQRWIDAVASGRHPAPPALRLLQVGGARLAPEVARRAEPVLGGTLQQVFGMAEGLLNYTCPDDPDDIKIETQGRPMCPDDEILVVDASDNPVRPGEMGALLTRGPYTPRGYYRAAGHNARAFTPDGWYRTGDVVRLHPSGHLVVEGRDKDLINRGGEKISAEEVENLIYRLPGVARVAAVAKADPDLGERVCAVVVVEPGTHLSLESVRAALTAMQVARYKLPEDLLVVEELPLTKVGKIDKKRLRDVVRGKADSVEAV from the coding sequence GTGCCCGATCCCAGCAGTACGTACAGGGCATGTGCGCATCGCGGTCACGAACTGCGCTACCTGGCCGCGCATGCCGAGGTCACGTCGATCGCCGTACCGGACCGTCTCGGCGACTTCGACCACCAGGCCCTGGGGCGGGAGATCGCCGAAGCCACCCCGAGCGTGCGGCTGTTGCTCGTCGCGGGTGGCACGGTCGACACCGACGCCACGGGCCTGCGCGCCCTGGCGGAACCGGCCGAGGACCCGGCCGCCGCACGGGCCCGGCTCGACCGGATCGCCCCGGACAGCGGCGACGTCGCCGTCTTCCTGCTCTCCGGCGGCACGACCGGACTGCCGAAGCTCATCACCCGTACGCATGACGACTACGAGTACAACGCCCGCCGCAGCGCCGAGGTCTGCGGCCTCGACTCCGACTCCGTCTACCTGGTGGCGCTGCCCGCCGGGCACAACTTCCCCCTGGCCTGCCCCGGCATCCTCGGCACCCTCATGAACGGCGGCCGGGTCGTCCTGGCCCTCACCCCGGACCCCGACAAGGTGCTGCCGCTGATGACCGCCGAGGGCGTGACGGCCACCGCCGCCGTACCGGCCGTCGTCCAGCGCTGGATCGACGCGGTGGCCTCCGGCCGCCACCCCGCCCCGCCGGCTCTCCGGCTGTTGCAAGTGGGTGGCGCCCGCCTTGCGCCGGAGGTCGCCCGCCGCGCCGAACCCGTGCTCGGCGGCACGCTCCAGCAGGTGTTCGGCATGGCAGAGGGGCTGTTGAACTACACGTGCCCTGACGACCCCGACGACATCAAGATCGAGACGCAGGGGCGCCCCATGTGTCCGGACGACGAGATCCTCGTCGTCGACGCCTCCGACAACCCGGTCCGGCCCGGCGAGATGGGCGCACTGCTCACCCGCGGCCCGTACACCCCACGCGGCTACTACCGTGCCGCCGGGCACAACGCCCGAGCGTTCACTCCCGACGGCTGGTACCGCACCGGTGACGTCGTCCGGCTGCACCCGTCGGGCCATCTCGTCGTCGAAGGACGAGACAAGGACCTCATCAACCGGGGCGGCGAGAAGATCTCCGCCGAGGAGGTCGAGAACCTGATCTACCGCCTGCCCGGCGTCGCCCGCGTCGCGGCCGTCGCGAAGGCCGACCCCGACCTGGGGGAGCGGGTGTGCGCGGTTGTGGTCGTCGAGCCGGGGACCCACTTGAGCCTCGAATCGGTCCGTGCCGCCCTCACCGCAATGCAGGTGGCGCGATACAAGCTCCCGGAAGACCTGCTGGTCGTGGAGGAGTTGCCGCTGACAAAGGTCGGCAAGATCGACAAGAAGCGTCTGCGGGATGTCGTCCGTGGCAAGGCGGACTCCGTCGAGGCGGTGTGA
- a CDS encoding NAD(P)-dependent oxidoreductase: MKLTIVAATGGIGRHLVEQAVAGGHDVTAVARRPRELPDGVRTVAVDLTRPDMPTLATAVRGADAVLSALGPRNPRADAGITSRGTRAIVAAMQAEHVRRIIIVSAAPVGPVPLPGRPTPPRHDPGDGFFMRHLGVPFTRAMFGRHYADLAVTEQTLRDSGLEWTVSRPPKLTDKPLTGTYRTAWNRNIRGGFSVPRADVAHHMLAMVNQPDSIEQVVGIAN, translated from the coding sequence ATGAAACTCACGATCGTCGCCGCCACCGGCGGTATCGGACGGCACCTGGTCGAGCAGGCGGTAGCCGGCGGGCATGACGTCACCGCCGTGGCCCGCCGCCCACGTGAGCTGCCGGACGGCGTCCGGACGGTCGCCGTCGACCTCACCCGACCCGACATGCCGACGCTCGCCACGGCGGTACGCGGCGCCGACGCCGTCCTGTCCGCGCTCGGCCCGCGCAACCCGCGCGCGGACGCCGGCATCACCTCGCGTGGCACCCGCGCGATCGTCGCGGCGATGCAGGCCGAGCACGTGCGGCGGATCATCATCGTCAGCGCCGCACCCGTCGGACCGGTGCCGCTGCCCGGCCGGCCGACGCCACCCAGACACGATCCCGGCGACGGCTTCTTCATGCGCCACCTGGGAGTCCCGTTCACCCGGGCGATGTTCGGCCGGCACTACGCCGACCTCGCCGTCACCGAGCAGACGCTGCGCGACAGCGGACTGGAATGGACGGTGTCGCGCCCGCCCAAGCTCACCGACAAGCCCCTGACCGGCACGTACCGGACCGCGTGGAACCGCAACATCCGGGGCGGGTTCTCCGTGCCACGCGCCGACGTCGCCCACCACATGCTGGCCATGGTGAACCAGCCGGACAGCATCGAGCAGGTCGTCGGAATCGCGAACTGA